A genomic window from Agrobacterium tumefaciens includes:
- a CDS encoding Gfo/Idh/MocA family protein, with the protein MAIEGKTTDKANRRIRLGMVGGGSGAFIGGVHRMAARLDNRFDLVAGALSSTPEKSLASGRELGLDPERCYGSFEEMAEKEALREDGIEAVAIVTPNHVHYPAAKAFLERGIHVICDKPLTSNLEDAKKLKDVADKADALFILTHNYTGYPMVRHARELVQSGALGTIRLVQMEYPQDWLTEAVEQTGAKQAVWRTDPAQSGVGGSTGDIGTHAYNLGCFISGLEADELAADVHTFVEGRRLDDNAHVMLRFKAKDGKQAAKGLLWCSQVAVGHENGLKIRVYGDKAGIEWTQADPNYLWFTKLGEPKQLITRGGAGAGAAAARVTRIPSGHPEGYLEAFATIYTEAAHAIEARRTGSPLDKAVIYPTVDDGVKGVAFVTACIESGKNNGGWVRL; encoded by the coding sequence ATGGCTATTGAAGGAAAGACAACCGACAAGGCGAACAGGCGCATTCGCCTTGGCATGGTCGGTGGTGGTTCGGGCGCATTCATCGGCGGCGTCCATCGTATGGCAGCAAGGCTCGACAATCGCTTCGATCTGGTGGCGGGGGCCTTGTCCTCAACGCCGGAGAAATCCCTCGCTTCCGGCCGCGAGCTGGGGCTTGATCCGGAGCGTTGCTACGGCTCCTTCGAGGAAATGGCCGAAAAGGAAGCGTTGCGCGAGGACGGCATCGAGGCGGTGGCGATCGTCACGCCCAATCATGTGCATTATCCGGCCGCGAAAGCCTTTCTCGAGCGCGGCATCCATGTCATCTGCGACAAGCCGCTGACCTCTAATCTGGAAGACGCCAAAAAGCTGAAGGACGTGGCCGACAAGGCTGATGCGCTGTTCATCCTCACCCATAACTATACCGGTTATCCGATGGTGCGGCATGCGCGGGAACTGGTGCAGTCCGGCGCGCTCGGCACGATCCGTCTGGTGCAGATGGAATATCCGCAGGACTGGCTGACGGAAGCGGTGGAACAGACCGGCGCGAAACAGGCGGTCTGGCGCACCGATCCGGCACAATCCGGCGTCGGCGGCTCCACCGGCGATATCGGCACCCACGCCTATAATCTCGGCTGCTTCATTTCCGGTCTGGAAGCCGATGAACTGGCAGCGGATGTCCACACTTTCGTCGAAGGCCGCCGGCTGGATGACAATGCGCATGTCATGCTTAGGTTCAAGGCTAAGGACGGCAAGCAGGCCGCCAAGGGCCTGCTCTGGTGCAGCCAGGTGGCGGTTGGCCATGAAAACGGTCTGAAGATCCGTGTTTATGGTGACAAGGCGGGTATTGAGTGGACGCAGGCCGATCCGAACTATCTGTGGTTTACGAAGCTAGGCGAGCCGAAGCAGCTGATCACCCGCGGTGGTGCTGGCGCCGGGGCAGCCGCCGCACGTGTGACCCGCATCCCGTCAGGGCACCCGGAAGGATATCTGGAAGCCTTCGCTACCATCTATACCGAGGCAGCGCATGCCATCGAAGCCCGTCGCACCGGCTCGCCGCTGGACAAGGCGGTGATCTATCCGACCGTCGATGACGGTGTAAAGGGTGTTGCTTTCGTTACTGCCTGCATCGAATCCGGCAAAAACAATGGCGGCTGGGTGAGGCTGTAG
- a CDS encoding carbohydrate ABC transporter permease: MTDTSTSVRMPLQTKLYLYISLSLIAAIVLIPLLTTALGGFKTLGDLRVNPFGIPAEWQWANYGDILLGKRYWLQIFNSLVIALLTVFLTLTVSAMAAFTFAHVKFFGSSFLLNYFLLGLMFPAATAILPLFIRIRDLGLLDTYWGVVLPQVAFGLGMSILLFRNYFRNLPEELFQAAFVDGCGYLRFFWHISMPLSRPIVATVGIVSFVGSWNSYILPLIMLNSESKYPWPLGIMVYRGEFGTEWQLVLAFITLTILPTVIVFFLAQKHIIAGLTAGAVKS, encoded by the coding sequence ATGACTGACACATCCACCTCCGTCCGCATGCCGCTGCAAACGAAGCTCTATCTCTATATATCGCTGAGCCTTATCGCGGCCATCGTGCTCATCCCCTTGCTCACCACCGCACTTGGCGGCTTCAAGACGCTGGGAGACCTGCGCGTCAACCCGTTCGGCATCCCGGCTGAATGGCAATGGGCCAATTACGGCGATATCCTTCTTGGCAAACGTTACTGGCTGCAAATCTTCAATTCGCTTGTCATCGCCCTATTGACGGTGTTCCTGACGCTTACCGTCTCGGCCATGGCGGCTTTCACCTTCGCGCATGTGAAGTTCTTCGGCTCGTCCTTCCTGCTCAATTATTTCCTGCTGGGGCTGATGTTCCCGGCGGCCACCGCCATCCTGCCGCTGTTCATCCGCATCCGCGATCTGGGCCTCTTGGATACCTATTGGGGTGTGGTGCTGCCACAGGTGGCCTTCGGGCTGGGCATGAGCATTCTCCTGTTCCGCAATTATTTCCGCAATCTGCCGGAGGAGCTGTTTCAGGCCGCCTTCGTGGATGGCTGCGGATATCTGCGGTTCTTCTGGCACATTTCCATGCCGCTTTCGCGACCCATTGTCGCCACCGTCGGCATCGTTTCCTTCGTCGGCAGCTGGAACAGCTACATCCTGCCGCTGATCATGCTGAATTCGGAATCGAAATATCCCTGGCCGCTTGGCATCATGGTCTATCGCGGTGAATTCGGCACCGAATGGCAGCTGGTGCTCGCCTTCATCACGCTGACGATCCTGCCGACCGTCATCGTCTTCTTCCTTGCACAGAAACACATCATCGCGGGCCTGACGGCCGGTGCCGTCAAATCGTGA
- a CDS encoding sugar phosphate isomerase/epimerase family protein, producing MRTIKGPGLFLGQFAGDVAPFNSWDGITKWAAEKGYAGVQVPTWAGQLIDLKKAAESKDYCDEFAGVARQNGVEVTELSTHLQGQLVAVHPVYDEAFDGFAVPEMRGNPKARQQWAVEQVKLALKASKNLGIKAHATFSGALAWPFIYPWPQRPAGLVETAFDELAKRWTPILDYADEQGVDVCYEIHPGEDLHDGVTFEMFLERVKNHSRANMLYDPSHYVLQCLDYLDNIDIYKDRIKMFHVKDAEFNPTGRQGVYGGYQGWVERAGRFRSLGDGQVDFGAVFSKMAANDFDGWAVVEWECALKHPEDGAREGAEFVKAHIIRVTEKAFDDFASSGTDDAANRRMLGL from the coding sequence ATGAGAACGATCAAGGGACCGGGTCTTTTTCTCGGCCAGTTTGCCGGTGATGTCGCCCCCTTCAACAGCTGGGATGGCATTACCAAATGGGCGGCGGAAAAGGGTTATGCCGGCGTGCAGGTTCCGACCTGGGCCGGGCAATTGATCGATCTCAAAAAAGCGGCGGAATCGAAGGATTATTGCGATGAGTTCGCCGGCGTGGCGCGCCAGAACGGTGTGGAAGTCACCGAGCTTTCCACCCATCTGCAGGGCCAGCTGGTTGCCGTTCATCCCGTCTATGACGAGGCATTTGACGGCTTTGCAGTGCCTGAAATGCGCGGCAATCCCAAGGCCCGGCAGCAATGGGCCGTGGAGCAGGTGAAGCTGGCGCTGAAAGCCTCGAAAAATCTCGGCATCAAGGCACATGCGACCTTTTCGGGCGCTCTCGCTTGGCCCTTCATCTATCCTTGGCCGCAGCGGCCGGCCGGTCTGGTGGAAACCGCCTTTGACGAGCTGGCAAAACGCTGGACGCCGATCCTTGATTATGCCGATGAGCAGGGTGTGGATGTCTGCTACGAAATCCATCCCGGCGAAGACCTGCATGACGGCGTGACCTTCGAGATGTTTCTGGAGCGGGTGAAGAACCACAGCCGCGCCAACATGCTCTACGACCCCTCGCATTACGTGCTGCAATGCCTCGATTATCTCGATAATATCGATATCTACAAAGACCGCATCAAGATGTTCCACGTCAAGGATGCGGAGTTTAACCCGACAGGCCGGCAAGGCGTTTATGGCGGTTATCAGGGCTGGGTGGAGCGCGCCGGCCGCTTCCGTTCGCTGGGCGACGGGCAGGTGGATTTCGGTGCGGTCTTCTCGAAAATGGCGGCCAATGATTTCGACGGCTGGGCCGTGGTCGAATGGGAATGCGCGCTGAAACATCCCGAAGACGGCGCCCGCGAAGGGGCGGAATTCGTTAAGGCGCATATCATCCGCGTCACGGAAAAAGCCTTTGACGATTTCGCATCAAGTGGCACCGACGATGCGGCCAACCGCCGTATGCTGGGGCTTTAA
- a CDS encoding rhodanese-related sulfurtransferase, producing the protein MTDTTILPRPEVSGDFLVAALYHFARLPRFESLREQLFELCQKNGVKGTLLLAAEGINGTIAGPDTGIHAVLSFLRAQPEFTALEHKESRASHMPFVRLKVKLKKEIVTMGVPDIDPNRIVGTYVEAQDWNALISDPDTILIDTRNDYETAIGLFKGAVDPKTKTFREFPDWVKNNPGLHNKPKIAMYCTGGIRCEKATAFMKEQGFDEVYHLKGGILKYLEEVPEEESLWEGACFVFDERVSVVHGLAEGDHQLCHACRNPITPDVRLSPKFEEGVSCPSCYDDRTEEDRQRFRDRQQQIELAKKRGEQHLGR; encoded by the coding sequence ATGACCGACACGACCATTCTCCCCCGCCCGGAAGTCTCTGGTGATTTCCTTGTGGCAGCACTTTACCATTTTGCCCGCCTGCCTCGGTTCGAGAGCCTGCGCGAACAGCTGTTCGAGCTCTGCCAGAAAAACGGCGTCAAGGGCACATTGCTGCTTGCCGCTGAAGGCATCAACGGCACGATTGCCGGGCCGGATACGGGCATTCACGCCGTGCTCTCCTTCCTGCGCGCCCAGCCGGAATTTACCGCGCTGGAGCACAAGGAAAGCCGCGCTTCGCACATGCCTTTCGTGCGGCTGAAGGTGAAGCTCAAAAAAGAGATCGTCACCATGGGCGTGCCGGATATCGATCCGAACCGCATCGTCGGCACCTATGTCGAGGCCCAGGACTGGAATGCGTTGATCTCCGATCCGGACACCATCCTCATCGATACGCGCAATGACTACGAGACCGCCATCGGCCTCTTCAAGGGTGCGGTCGATCCGAAGACCAAGACCTTCCGCGAGTTTCCCGACTGGGTGAAGAACAATCCCGGCCTGCACAACAAGCCGAAGATCGCCATGTATTGCACCGGCGGCATTCGCTGCGAGAAGGCCACCGCCTTCATGAAAGAGCAGGGTTTCGATGAGGTCTATCACCTCAAGGGCGGTATCCTGAAATATCTGGAAGAGGTACCGGAAGAAGAAAGTCTCTGGGAAGGCGCCTGTTTCGTCTTCGATGAGCGCGTTTCGGTGGTGCACGGTCTTGCCGAAGGTGACCATCAGCTCTGCCACGCCTGCCGCAACCCGATCACACCGGACGTACGCCTGTCACCCAAATTCGAGGAAGGCGTTTCCTGCCCGAGCTGTTACGACGACCGCACGGAAGAGGACCGCCAGCGTTTCCGCGATCGCCAGCAGCAGATCGAGCTGGCGAAAAAGCGCGGCGAGCAGCATCTGGGACGATAA
- a CDS encoding 2-dehydro-3-deoxy-phosphogluconate aldolase: MAQDSEKLLSILKLQPVVPVLIVDDAASAVPLARALVAGGLKAIEITMRTPAALDAIRAVAAEVEGANVGAGTILNARDFEAAAEAGSTFIVSPGINKSVLEAARGSNVPLLPGAATASEVMALRDEGYKVLKFFPAEQAGGAPYLKALSSPLAGTVFCPTGSVSLKNANDYLSLPNVVCVGGSWVAPRELVATGDWAGITKLAAEAAALRG, from the coding sequence TTGGCCCAGGACTCCGAAAAACTTCTTTCCATCCTCAAACTTCAGCCGGTCGTGCCGGTGCTGATCGTGGATGATGCCGCTTCCGCCGTGCCGCTGGCGCGCGCTTTGGTCGCGGGCGGCCTGAAGGCAATCGAGATCACCATGCGCACCCCGGCGGCACTGGATGCCATCCGTGCGGTAGCGGCGGAAGTGGAAGGCGCCAATGTCGGTGCCGGCACCATTCTCAACGCCCGGGATTTTGAAGCCGCAGCCGAAGCAGGCTCCACCTTCATCGTCAGCCCCGGCATCAATAAAAGCGTGCTGGAGGCGGCGCGCGGTTCCAACGTGCCGTTGCTTCCGGGTGCAGCCACCGCCAGCGAAGTCATGGCGCTGCGTGACGAGGGTTACAAGGTCCTGAAATTCTTCCCCGCCGAACAGGCTGGCGGTGCGCCTTACCTCAAGGCCCTGTCGTCGCCGCTCGCCGGCACGGTGTTCTGCCCGACCGGCAGTGTTTCTCTGAAAAATGCCAATGACTATCTGTCTCTGCCGAACGTCGTCTGCGTCGGCGGCTCCTGGGTCGCACCGCGCGAACTGGTGGCGACCGGCGACTGGGCTGGCATCACCAAGCTTGCCGCTGAAGCGGCCGCCCTGCGCGGCTGA
- a CDS encoding ABC transporter ATP-binding protein, with protein MASVELKDIRKSYASLDVIHGISLDIADGEFIALVGPSGCGKSTLLRMIAGLEEITDGDILIGGTVVNSMTPRERNIAMVFQSYALYPHMTVAENMGFNLKLAGQPKNVIDERVAEAARMLDLGKLLDRKPSQLSGGQRQRVAMGRAVVRNPAVFLFDEPLSNLDAKLRVQMRSEIKALHQKVGTTSIYVTHDQIEAMTLADRVVVLNHGRIEQQGTPLELYKTPANLFVAAFIGSPAMNLIEGVVDGEGDQPAARLKDGTAIRIAATRKVKRGQPVTIGLRPEHIGSTIGGDISLSGRTVLVEPTGAQTHVVFELAGDQVTAVVDGEQPVKVNTPFAATVHHERVHVFDRASGLAL; from the coding sequence ATGGCTTCCGTCGAACTTAAGGATATCCGCAAGTCCTATGCCTCGCTTGATGTTATCCACGGCATCTCGCTTGATATAGCGGATGGTGAATTCATCGCGCTGGTCGGCCCTTCCGGTTGCGGCAAGTCCACGCTTTTGCGCATGATCGCCGGGCTGGAGGAGATTACCGATGGGGACATCCTAATCGGCGGCACCGTCGTCAACTCCATGACCCCGCGTGAGCGCAACATCGCCATGGTGTTCCAGTCCTATGCGCTTTATCCGCATATGACAGTGGCCGAAAACATGGGCTTCAACCTGAAGCTCGCCGGCCAGCCGAAAAACGTCATCGATGAGCGCGTGGCGGAGGCCGCCCGCATGCTCGATCTCGGCAAGCTTCTGGATCGCAAGCCCTCGCAGCTTTCAGGTGGCCAGCGCCAGCGTGTCGCCATGGGCCGCGCCGTGGTGCGCAACCCGGCGGTCTTCCTGTTCGATGAGCCGCTGTCCAATCTGGACGCCAAGCTGCGCGTGCAGATGCGCAGCGAAATCAAGGCGCTGCATCAGAAAGTTGGCACGACGTCGATCTATGTCACCCATGACCAGATCGAGGCGATGACGCTGGCGGACCGGGTGGTGGTGCTCAATCACGGTCGCATCGAGCAGCAGGGCACGCCGCTGGAACTCTACAAGACGCCGGCCAATCTTTTCGTTGCTGCCTTCATCGGCTCGCCGGCCATGAACCTCATCGAAGGTGTGGTCGATGGCGAGGGCGATCAGCCCGCCGCCCGGTTGAAGGATGGAACCGCGATCCGTATTGCCGCGACACGCAAGGTCAAGCGCGGCCAGCCTGTGACGATCGGGCTTCGCCCCGAACATATCGGTTCGACCATCGGTGGCGATATCTCGCTTTCCGGCCGCACCGTGCTGGTGGAGCCGACGGGGGCGCAGACCCATGTGGTCTTCGAACTGGCGGGCGATCAGGTGACGGCCGTGGTGGATGGCGAGCAGCCGGTGAAGGTCAACACACCCTTTGCCGCCACCGTGCATCATGAGCGTGTGCATGTGTTCGACAGGGCAAGTGGGCTGGCGCTTTAA
- a CDS encoding tellurite resistance TerB family protein gives MFDAKKLLEQFLGSQVPGLSGSVRDRAGQAADIAKNNPLKAGALAAAILGTKTGRKLAGNVATIGGVAAIAGLGYLAYKNYKSGQAPEVAPKPEPELLAPPADSAFHPQSPALSNDFALKLIQAMIAAAKADGHIDEKERANIMDKVQVSGLDTEAERFLEKELADPLDIDALVAAARTEEQKVELYTASRLAIEADTRAERGYLDLLAGRLGLPDALVDHIEATVVAAKV, from the coding sequence ATGTTCGACGCCAAGAAGCTTCTTGAACAATTCCTCGGCTCGCAGGTGCCGGGCCTTTCGGGAAGCGTCCGTGACAGAGCCGGGCAGGCCGCCGATATCGCCAAGAACAATCCCCTCAAGGCAGGTGCTCTCGCCGCCGCCATTCTGGGCACCAAGACCGGCCGCAAGCTCGCCGGCAATGTCGCCACTATCGGCGGTGTCGCCGCCATCGCCGGCCTCGGTTATCTCGCCTATAAGAATTACAAGTCCGGCCAGGCTCCGGAAGTCGCGCCGAAACCCGAGCCGGAGCTTCTGGCGCCGCCCGCTGATTCCGCCTTCCATCCGCAATCGCCCGCTCTTTCCAATGATTTTGCCCTGAAACTCATTCAAGCGATGATCGCTGCCGCCAAGGCCGACGGTCATATCGATGAAAAAGAGCGCGCCAATATCATGGACAAGGTGCAGGTCTCCGGTCTCGATACGGAAGCGGAGCGGTTCCTGGAAAAGGAATTGGCCGATCCGCTGGATATCGATGCGCTGGTGGCCGCCGCCCGCACGGAAGAACAGAAGGTGGAGCTTTATACCGCCTCGCGGCTTGCCATCGAGGCCGATACGCGCGCGGAGCGAGGGTATCTCGATCTTCTTGCCGGGCGGCTTGGGCTGCCGGATGCGCTGGTGGACCACATTGAAGCGACGGTGGTGGCGGCGAAGGTTTGA
- a CDS encoding CYTH domain-containing protein, translating into MAKEIERKFLVAGGEWRDEVTHSMAFRQAYVASLENRSVRVRIVNGRDATLTIKIGASALVRDEYEYSIPLQDAEELMASAPGVVIEKTRHTVDHGGFTWEIDVFEGRYQGLVVAEVEMNDENANPDLPPWLGKEVTGDRRFSNQSLAMDCSSGGLPDALQD; encoded by the coding sequence ATGGCCAAGGAAATTGAACGGAAGTTTCTTGTTGCAGGCGGTGAATGGCGCGATGAGGTGACGCATAGCATGGCTTTCCGGCAGGCATATGTCGCTTCGCTGGAAAATCGTTCGGTCCGGGTCAGGATCGTCAATGGGCGTGATGCGACACTGACCATCAAGATAGGCGCAAGCGCGCTTGTCCGCGACGAATATGAATATTCCATTCCCCTCCAGGACGCGGAAGAGCTGATGGCAAGCGCACCGGGTGTGGTGATAGAAAAGACGCGTCACACCGTTGATCATGGCGGCTTCACTTGGGAAATCGATGTTTTCGAGGGCCGGTATCAGGGCCTGGTCGTCGCGGAAGTCGAAATGAACGATGAGAATGCCAACCCAGACCTGCCTCCTTGGCTCGGGAAAGAGGTGACGGGTGACCGTCGCTTCTCCAACCAGTCACTCGCCATGGACTGTTCAAGTGGAGGCCTGCCGGATGCCCTTCAGGATTGA
- a CDS encoding ABC transporter substrate-binding protein: MTIWHAGASLSGRLTGFAATTSIALMLGAASASAATVVKWMHVELDPKAVAVWEEIAKDFETKHPDVDVQLQFLENEAFKAKLPTLLQSNDVPDFFYSWGGGVLEEQSKTGALKDLTEVFDADGGKLRQAYNASAIDGLSFDGKVWAVPYKVSLVSFFYNKALFAKAGVKAEDIKSWDDLGATVKKIKEAGIVPIAGGGGEKWPIHFYWSYLVMRNGGQAVFDAARKGEGEGFMDPAIIKAGEQLAEFGKLEPFQPGYLGSTWPQALGVFGDGKAAMILGFDNTEANQRKNAGDGKGLAADNIGRFAFPAVEGGVGKATDTLGGLNGWAVTKNASKEAIDFATFLTSKESEEKMAAAGMILPVASGADGAVKNPLLADSAKQLAGSTWHQNFFDQTLGAAVGRVVNDVSVEIVSGQMSAEEGAKQIQDAFELR; the protein is encoded by the coding sequence ATGACGATTTGGCACGCAGGCGCAAGCCTGAGCGGCAGGCTGACAGGCTTTGCCGCAACGACAAGCATCGCTCTCATGCTCGGCGCGGCCAGCGCCTCGGCCGCAACGGTCGTTAAATGGATGCATGTGGAACTGGACCCGAAAGCCGTGGCCGTCTGGGAGGAGATTGCCAAGGATTTCGAGACCAAGCACCCTGATGTGGATGTGCAGCTGCAATTCCTGGAAAACGAAGCCTTCAAGGCGAAATTGCCGACCCTCTTACAGTCCAACGACGTACCGGATTTCTTCTATAGCTGGGGCGGCGGCGTTCTTGAGGAGCAGTCCAAAACCGGTGCGCTGAAGGATTTGACCGAGGTTTTCGACGCTGACGGCGGCAAGCTGCGGCAGGCCTATAATGCATCCGCAATCGACGGCTTGTCCTTCGATGGCAAGGTCTGGGCCGTGCCTTACAAGGTCAGCCTCGTCAGCTTCTTTTATAACAAGGCGCTGTTTGCCAAGGCCGGTGTGAAGGCGGAAGACATCAAGAGCTGGGACGATCTCGGCGCCACGGTCAAGAAGATCAAGGAAGCCGGCATCGTGCCGATCGCCGGTGGCGGCGGTGAAAAATGGCCGATCCATTTCTACTGGAGCTATCTCGTCATGCGCAATGGCGGGCAGGCCGTGTTCGATGCCGCCCGCAAGGGCGAGGGCGAAGGTTTCATGGATCCGGCCATCATCAAGGCAGGCGAACAGCTGGCCGAATTCGGCAAGCTGGAACCCTTCCAGCCCGGTTATCTCGGCTCCACCTGGCCGCAGGCGCTTGGCGTCTTCGGTGATGGCAAGGCGGCGATGATCCTCGGTTTTGACAATACTGAAGCCAACCAGCGCAAAAATGCCGGTGACGGCAAGGGCCTTGCCGCCGACAATATCGGCCGCTTCGCATTCCCCGCCGTCGAAGGCGGTGTCGGCAAGGCCACCGATACGTTGGGCGGCCTGAATGGCTGGGCGGTCACGAAAAACGCCTCCAAGGAAGCGATCGATTTCGCGACATTCCTGACCAGCAAGGAAAGCGAAGAGAAGATGGCGGCTGCCGGCATGATCCTGCCGGTTGCGAGCGGGGCGGACGGCGCGGTCAAAAACCCGCTGCTGGCGGATTCGGCCAAGCAGCTTGCCGGTTCCACCTGGCACCAGAACTTCTTCGACCAGACGCTGGGTGCTGCCGTCGGCCGCGTCGTCAATGACGTCTCCGTCGAGATTGTTTCCGGCCAGATGAGTGCGGAAGAGGGCGCCAAGCAAATCCAGGATGCTTTCGAGCTTCGCTGA
- a CDS encoding CHAD domain-containing protein: MPFRIDPKKPFGDEIRRAGLELIKDAITILRDQPSGSHEAVHDARKRFKRLRALYRLIRKAAPDFSREENARFRDIARSLAFARDATALVETAEYLEAFALSDAQGEALRSITAMLRERRDDALNHEVDLDDAIAAAIAGCETGHERLQALSLPDDLKKTARLVRSSWAKQRVKARKALSDCRDQADVEHFHELRKAGQTHWMHLGLMRRLWPSAMRAKRADTKRLVDILGHEHDLSVLAAVADREPDRFGNGERLALLLDAIIERQQALRAEGLELADEVFSESARTESRIIGLLWQQAAK; this comes from the coding sequence ATGCCCTTCAGGATTGATCCGAAAAAGCCCTTTGGCGACGAAATCCGCCGCGCCGGGCTAGAGCTGATTAAGGACGCGATCACCATCCTTCGCGACCAGCCCTCCGGATCACATGAGGCGGTGCACGATGCGCGCAAGCGCTTCAAGCGGCTGCGGGCGCTCTACCGCCTCATCCGCAAGGCGGCGCCCGATTTCAGCCGCGAGGAGAATGCCCGTTTTCGCGATATCGCCCGTTCACTCGCCTTTGCACGGGATGCGACGGCGCTGGTGGAAACGGCGGAATATCTCGAGGCTTTTGCGCTCTCCGACGCGCAGGGTGAGGCGTTGCGATCGATCACGGCAATGCTGCGCGAGCGTCGCGACGATGCCCTTAACCATGAGGTGGATCTTGACGACGCCATAGCGGCGGCGATCGCCGGCTGCGAGACCGGACACGAACGGCTTCAAGCCCTCTCCCTGCCGGATGACCTGAAAAAGACGGCCAGACTGGTGAGAAGCAGCTGGGCAAAACAACGGGTGAAGGCGCGAAAAGCACTCTCCGATTGTCGCGACCAGGCGGATGTCGAGCATTTTCACGAATTGCGCAAAGCGGGGCAGACCCACTGGATGCATCTTGGCCTCATGCGCCGCCTCTGGCCTTCCGCCATGCGCGCCAAGCGCGCCGACACCAAACGGCTTGTCGATATTCTCGGCCATGAGCATGACCTTTCGGTCCTCGCCGCCGTTGCCGACCGGGAACCGGACCGTTTCGGCAATGGCGAACGACTGGCGCTTCTTCTCGATGCGATCATCGAAAGGCAGCAGGCGCTACGCGCGGAAGGCCTTGAACTGGCGGACGAAGTCTTTTCCGAGTCCGCCCGCACCGAAAGCCGCATCATCGGCCTCTTGTGGCAGCAGGCGGCGAAATAG
- a CDS encoding carbohydrate ABC transporter permease produces MTDISMTSASIPARGATKTKRKQSSVAHDRALTLLVFLPPALLLFTLFVILPMGEAAWYSLYRWNGYGTPTDFVGLRNFQVLFGNAAFSQALLNNGLIILISVLIQIPLAIWLAMMLAHRIPGVVAFRLVFFLPYVLADVAAGLIWRFVYDGDYGLFAAISNFFGFANPYVLADKDVAIYAVLGVIVWKYFGFHMMLFIAGLQSVDKNVLEAAEIDGASGWQKFRYVTLPMLGSTVRLSVFFAVIGSLQLFDMIMPLTGGGPSNSTQTMVTFLYTYGVMRMQVGLGSAVGVVLFIICVTLAFGYKRIFMRHD; encoded by the coding sequence ATGACGGATATTTCCATGACTTCTGCGTCCATACCGGCGCGCGGCGCAACGAAGACAAAGCGCAAGCAAAGCTCGGTCGCACATGACCGGGCGCTGACCCTGCTGGTTTTCCTGCCGCCCGCACTTCTGCTCTTTACCCTGTTCGTCATCCTGCCCATGGGCGAGGCTGCATGGTACAGCCTTTACCGCTGGAACGGTTACGGCACGCCTACCGACTTTGTGGGCCTGAGGAATTTTCAGGTCCTGTTCGGCAATGCCGCCTTTTCGCAGGCGCTGCTCAATAACGGCCTCATCATCCTGATTTCCGTGTTGATCCAGATTCCGCTGGCGATCTGGCTTGCCATGATGCTGGCGCATCGCATTCCCGGCGTCGTCGCCTTCCGGCTGGTTTTCTTCCTGCCCTATGTGTTGGCGGATGTCGCAGCCGGTCTGATCTGGCGTTTTGTTTATGACGGCGATTATGGCCTGTTTGCCGCCATCTCCAATTTCTTCGGCTTTGCCAATCCTTATGTGCTGGCTGACAAGGATGTGGCGATCTATGCCGTGCTCGGCGTCATCGTCTGGAAATATTTCGGCTTTCACATGATGCTGTTCATCGCCGGACTGCAATCCGTCGACAAGAACGTGCTGGAGGCCGCCGAAATCGATGGCGCTTCCGGCTGGCAGAAATTCCGTTATGTCACGCTGCCGATGCTCGGCTCCACCGTTCGCCTCTCCGTCTTCTTCGCGGTGATCGGCTCATTGCAGCTGTTCGACATGATCATGCCGCTTACCGGCGGCGGCCCGTCCAACTCCACGCAAACCATGGTCACCTTCCTCTATACCTACGGCGTCATGCGCATGCAGGTGGGGCTTGGCAGTGCGGTGGGCGTCGTTCTCTTCATCATCTGCGTGACGCTCGCCTTCGGTTATAAAAGGATTTTCATGCGCCATGACTGA